Proteins encoded by one window of Streptacidiphilus sp. PB12-B1b:
- a CDS encoding PP2C family protein-serine/threonine phosphatase: MAEQQSPGTGQTLAGTAPDAAEPLGFPAPATPPGPTLAHAPHGVHRPGADPQAGAPSDPLTEPQAGRATDPLADLTTLFGLTERLTSASTPEYSLEDILLGVLETGATLVGAQRGMMLLTQSADGRPAAFGTVDTPGTIVGYGLDRSALGALETIPRDGGPYAGLLDGRSQVLHPGPLDRPADRVEPGAVRDPGAVREPGTLRDPGPLGHPPRTSGRTTGQATAQTSGQASGQAGDSRFREVARHLGISASYALPLAVPGDGGAPFGVAVWFYDTPTAPGPQEQRLASLYCAAASPLIAVEVKRDRLRRTVDALRRGLLPDRLPRLPSVQLAARCLPAGFERSRGSDWYDALELPDGGVALSVGSVTGGGVDCAAAMGRLRAALRAYAVLEGEDPVAVLGDLELLLKATEPARTATALYGYLDPDTRRLSLAGAGHCPPLLVTAFGASFVETSLSAPLAMLSCWEAPGVELRADRGDLLLMYTEGLARRCGPSLHAGQARLRSAAASAPRETRRDPERFCTHLLDVCLGGGEPGNGPGAPGDPADPQHCSGADDIVMLAARFA; encoded by the coding sequence GCTGAACAACAGTCCCCCGGCACCGGCCAGACCCTCGCGGGCACCGCCCCCGACGCCGCCGAGCCCCTCGGCTTCCCCGCGCCCGCCACGCCCCCCGGCCCGACGCTCGCCCACGCCCCGCACGGCGTCCACCGCCCCGGCGCCGATCCCCAGGCCGGCGCGCCGAGCGATCCGCTGACGGAGCCGCAGGCCGGGCGGGCCACCGACCCGCTGGCGGACCTCACCACCCTCTTCGGCCTCACCGAACGCCTCACCAGCGCCTCCACGCCGGAGTACAGCCTGGAGGACATCCTGCTCGGCGTCCTGGAGACCGGCGCGACGCTGGTCGGCGCCCAGCGCGGAATGATGCTGCTCACCCAGAGCGCCGACGGCCGCCCGGCGGCGTTCGGCACCGTCGACACCCCAGGCACCATCGTCGGCTACGGCCTGGACCGCTCCGCGCTCGGCGCGCTGGAGACCATCCCGCGCGACGGCGGCCCGTACGCCGGGCTGCTCGACGGCCGCAGCCAGGTGCTCCACCCCGGCCCGCTCGACCGGCCCGCCGACCGCGTCGAACCGGGCGCCGTCCGCGATCCAGGCGCCGTCCGCGAACCGGGCACCCTGCGCGACCCGGGCCCGCTCGGACACCCGCCCCGCACCTCCGGCCGGACGACCGGGCAGGCGACGGCGCAGACAAGCGGGCAGGCAAGCGGGCAGGCCGGTGACTCCCGGTTCCGCGAGGTCGCCCGGCACCTGGGCATCAGTGCCTCCTACGCGCTGCCGCTGGCCGTCCCCGGCGACGGCGGCGCCCCCTTCGGCGTGGCCGTCTGGTTCTACGACACCCCCACCGCCCCCGGCCCGCAGGAGCAGCGGCTGGCCTCGCTCTACTGCGCCGCCGCCTCCCCGCTGATCGCCGTCGAGGTCAAGCGCGACCGGCTGCGCCGCACCGTCGACGCGCTGCGCCGGGGGCTGCTCCCGGACCGGCTGCCGCGGCTGCCCTCGGTGCAGCTGGCCGCCCGCTGCCTGCCCGCGGGCTTCGAGCGCTCCCGCGGCAGCGACTGGTACGACGCCCTCGAACTGCCGGACGGCGGGGTGGCGTTGAGCGTCGGCAGCGTCACCGGCGGCGGGGTCGACTGCGCCGCCGCCATGGGCCGGCTGCGCGCCGCCCTGCGCGCCTACGCGGTGCTGGAGGGTGAGGACCCGGTGGCCGTCCTCGGCGATCTGGAGCTGCTGCTGAAGGCCACCGAGCCGGCCCGCACCGCCACCGCGCTCTACGGCTACCTCGACCCGGACACCCGTCGGCTGTCCCTCGCGGGCGCCGGACACTGCCCGCCGCTGCTGGTCACCGCCTTCGGCGCGAGCTTCGTGGAGACCTCGCTGTCCGCCCCGCTGGCCATGCTCAGCTGCTGGGAGGCGCCCGGCGTGGAGCTCCGGGCCGACCGCGGCGACCTGCTGCTGATGTACACCGAGGGGCTGGCCCGCCGCTGCGGCCCCTCGCTGCACGCCGGCCAGGCGCGGCTGCGCTCCGCCGCCGCCTCCGCGCCGCGCGAGACCCGCCGCGATCCGGAGCGGTTCTGCACGCACCTGCTGGACGTCTGCCTCGGCGGCGGCGAGCCGGGCAACGGCCCGGGCGCGCCCGGCGACCCGGCCGATCCGCAGCACTGCTCCGGAGCCGACGACATCGTGATGCTCGCCGCGCGCTTCGCATAG
- a CDS encoding ATP-binding protein: MDIWWSLHLRREPASVPLARRILLGTMASAGVDPDVSHEVGVALTEACANAVEHAAYIAGSGEDSGFQVTATIEDGRLRVEVTDSGPGFTAARGRTGVLRGGARGGAGKTGRGAAAGPAANGTAANGARAGGGVRGGHAVRRRRGAGIPADAGTQLPDACAESGRGLFLIRALVDHVQFRDNPRSGAVVSFDKTLTYCDRPLLHAS; encoded by the coding sequence GTGGACATCTGGTGGTCTCTGCATCTGCGACGCGAGCCCGCCAGTGTGCCGCTGGCCCGGCGCATCCTGCTCGGGACGATGGCCTCGGCCGGTGTGGATCCCGACGTCTCGCACGAGGTCGGGGTGGCCCTGACCGAGGCGTGCGCCAATGCCGTGGAGCATGCCGCGTACATCGCCGGCTCGGGCGAGGACAGCGGCTTCCAGGTGACCGCGACCATCGAGGACGGCCGGCTGCGGGTGGAGGTCACCGACTCCGGGCCGGGCTTCACCGCTGCCCGGGGCCGCACGGGCGTGCTGCGGGGCGGGGCGCGCGGTGGTGCGGGCAAGACCGGCCGGGGCGCGGCGGCGGGCCCGGCGGCGAACGGCACGGCGGCGAACGGCGCCCGGGCCGGTGGCGGCGTGCGCGGCGGGCATGCCGTGCGGCGGCGGCGCGGCGCGGGCATCCCGGCGGACGCCGGCACCCAGCTGCCCGACGCCTGCGCCGAGAGCGGTCGCGGGCTGTTCCTGATCCGCGCGCTGGTGGACCACGTCCAGTTCCGGGACAACCCGCGCAGCGGCGCGGTGGTCTCCTTCGACAAGACGCTCACCTACTGCGACCGCCCGCTGCTGCACGCCTCCTGA
- a CDS encoding SCO family protein: MSPSQPDTRTDARAESQPRRLSRRALVGGALAAASGLLLTACGSSSGNSSGSGSGDSAVQAGAAHSPYQGSYLPRTFDKPDVTLTDTSGKPFNLAQRTAGRAVLLYFGYTHCPDVCPTTMGDIAVAVSKLPKAQQQQIDVVFISTDPTVDTPATLRSWLDSFNPAFIGLTGDIDTVIKAASSVGVYVAAPKAGQEPVHGAEVLGFLPSDNKAHVLYTSGVAWGEYAHDIPLLIRSVTA, encoded by the coding sequence ATGTCCCCCTCCCAGCCCGACACCCGCACCGACGCCCGCGCCGAGTCCCAGCCCCGGCGCCTGTCCCGGCGGGCCCTGGTCGGCGGCGCCCTGGCCGCCGCCTCCGGCCTGCTGCTCACCGCCTGCGGCAGCAGCTCCGGCAACAGCTCCGGCTCCGGCTCCGGCGACTCCGCCGTGCAGGCCGGGGCCGCGCACTCCCCGTACCAGGGCAGCTACCTGCCGCGGACCTTCGACAAGCCCGACGTCACGCTGACCGACACCAGCGGCAAGCCCTTCAACCTGGCGCAGCGCACCGCCGGGCGGGCCGTGCTGCTGTACTTCGGCTACACCCACTGCCCGGACGTCTGCCCGACCACCATGGGCGACATCGCCGTCGCGGTGTCCAAGCTGCCCAAGGCCCAGCAGCAGCAGATCGACGTGGTCTTCATCAGCACCGACCCCACCGTGGACACTCCCGCCACCCTGCGCAGCTGGCTGGACTCGTTCAATCCCGCCTTCATCGGGCTGACCGGCGACATCGACACGGTCATCAAGGCCGCCTCCTCGGTCGGCGTCTACGTGGCCGCGCCCAAGGCCGGGCAGGAGCCGGTCCACGGCGCCGAGGTGCTGGGCTTCCTCCCCTCCGACAACAAGGCGCACGTGCTGTACACCAGCGGTGTCGCCTGGGGCGAGTACGCGCACGACATCCCGCTGCTGATCAGGAGCGTGACCGCGTGA
- a CDS encoding YcnI family protein, translated as MRTTTTVKRRVGTVAAVAAAGVLLIAGPASAHVTVQPPTAVKGASDQTFSFRVPNEKDNASTTEVQVYFPSAEPIASVLVAPTPGWKASITSVKLATPIQTDDGAITDAVSSITWTGGSIAPGYYQDFTVDMGQLPSNTDALTFKALQTYSDGSIVRWIQNEVPGQPEPANPAPVLTLTDAAAPAGSSSAGAKAAATAAAPSGSGSDTLARVLGGIGVVIGLLGVGFGYLGWRRGGSSGSGRGTGGSSAGA; from the coding sequence ATGCGTACCACCACCACCGTCAAGCGTCGGGTCGGCACTGTCGCGGCGGTCGCCGCCGCCGGCGTGCTGCTGATCGCCGGGCCCGCGTCGGCCCACGTCACGGTGCAGCCGCCGACCGCCGTCAAGGGCGCGTCCGACCAGACCTTCTCGTTCCGGGTGCCCAACGAGAAGGACAACGCCTCCACCACCGAGGTGCAGGTCTACTTCCCCAGCGCCGAGCCGATCGCCTCGGTGCTGGTCGCGCCGACGCCCGGCTGGAAGGCCAGCATCACCAGCGTCAAGCTGGCCACCCCGATCCAGACCGACGACGGCGCGATCACCGACGCCGTCTCCTCCATCACCTGGACCGGCGGCAGCATCGCCCCCGGCTACTACCAGGACTTCACCGTCGACATGGGCCAGCTGCCCAGCAACACCGACGCGCTGACCTTCAAGGCGCTGCAGACCTACAGCGACGGCTCGATCGTCCGCTGGATCCAGAACGAGGTGCCCGGCCAACCCGAGCCGGCCAACCCGGCCCCGGTGCTGACCCTCACCGACGCGGCCGCCCCGGCGGGCAGCAGCAGCGCCGGGGCCAAGGCCGCCGCCACGGCCGCCGCGCCGTCGGGCTCCGGCAGCGACACCCTGGCGCGGGTCCTCGGCGGGATCGGCGTGGTCATCGGGCTGCTCGGGGTCGGCTTCGGCTACCTCGGCTGGCGCCGCGGCGGCAGCTCCGGCTCCGGCCGCGGCACCGGCGGCAGCAGCGCCGGAGCCTGA
- a CDS encoding aminopeptidase P family protein, which translates to MSDDRTQDVQDAGEASGEAGQQEAAETEAPIKGRKNGLYPALSDELAEVMKSGWADTELRDLVPDEQAAYAAKRRAALSARFPGDRLVIPAGRLKTRANDTDYPFRASTEYVHLTGDQAEDAVLVLEPRAEGGHDAHVYLLPRSNRENGEFWLDGHGELWVGRRHSLAEAEALLGLPTRDSRKVVEELTEAAEDQPAPTRLLRSHDARLEAALAEHTTRHGDEELRVFLSELRLVKDEWEVGQLQAACDATVKGFTDVVRELAQAVATSERWIEGTFYRRARVEGNDVGYGSICAAGPHATTLHWVRNDGEVRPGELLLLDAGVETHTLYTADVTRTLPVDGRFTELQRRLYDAVYDAQEAGIAAVRPGARFRDFHEASQQVLAERLVEWGLVEGPVERVLELALQRRWTLHGTGHMLGMDVHDCAQARTEAYVDCVLEPGMVLTVEPGLYFQADDLTVPQEYRGIGIRIEDDILVTADGNRNLSAGLPRSADEVESWMASLKG; encoded by the coding sequence GTGTCGGACGACCGCACGCAGGACGTACAGGACGCAGGGGAGGCCTCGGGGGAGGCCGGGCAGCAGGAGGCCGCCGAGACCGAAGCCCCCATCAAGGGCCGCAAGAACGGCCTCTACCCGGCGCTCTCCGACGAGCTGGCCGAGGTCATGAAGTCCGGCTGGGCCGACACCGAGCTGCGCGACCTCGTCCCCGACGAGCAGGCCGCGTACGCCGCCAAGCGCCGCGCCGCGCTCTCCGCGCGCTTCCCCGGCGACCGGCTGGTGATCCCCGCCGGGCGGCTGAAGACCCGCGCCAACGACACCGACTACCCCTTCCGCGCCTCCACCGAGTACGTCCACCTCACCGGCGACCAGGCCGAGGACGCCGTGCTGGTGCTGGAGCCGCGCGCCGAGGGCGGCCACGACGCCCACGTCTACCTGCTGCCCCGCTCCAACCGCGAGAACGGCGAGTTCTGGCTGGACGGCCACGGCGAGCTGTGGGTCGGCCGCCGGCACAGCCTGGCCGAGGCCGAGGCCCTGCTCGGGCTGCCCACCCGCGACAGCCGCAAGGTCGTCGAGGAGCTGACCGAGGCGGCCGAGGACCAGCCCGCCCCCACCCGGCTGCTGCGCTCGCACGACGCCCGGCTGGAGGCCGCCCTGGCCGAGCACACCACCCGGCACGGCGACGAGGAGCTGCGGGTCTTCCTCAGCGAGCTGCGCCTGGTCAAGGACGAGTGGGAGGTCGGCCAGCTGCAGGCCGCCTGCGACGCCACCGTCAAGGGCTTCACCGACGTCGTCCGCGAGCTGGCGCAGGCCGTCGCCACCTCCGAGCGCTGGATAGAGGGCACCTTCTACCGCCGCGCCCGGGTCGAGGGCAACGACGTCGGCTACGGCTCGATCTGCGCGGCCGGGCCGCACGCCACCACCCTGCACTGGGTCCGCAACGACGGCGAGGTCCGCCCCGGCGAACTGCTGCTGCTGGACGCCGGCGTGGAGACGCACACCCTCTACACCGCCGACGTCACGCGCACCCTGCCCGTCGACGGCCGCTTCACCGAGCTGCAGCGCCGGCTGTACGACGCGGTGTACGACGCGCAGGAGGCCGGGATCGCCGCGGTCCGGCCGGGCGCGCGCTTCCGCGACTTCCACGAGGCCTCGCAGCAGGTGCTGGCCGAGCGGCTGGTCGAGTGGGGCCTGGTGGAGGGCCCGGTCGAGCGGGTGCTGGAGCTGGCACTGCAACGCCGCTGGACCCTGCACGGCACCGGCCACATGCTCGGCATGGACGTCCACGACTGCGCCCAGGCGCGCACCGAGGCGTACGTCGACTGCGTGCTGGAGCCCGGCATGGTGCTCACCGTCGAGCCCGGGCTGTACTTCCAGGCGGACGACCTGACCGTGCCGCAGGAGTACCGAGGCATCGGCATCCGGATCGAGGACGACATCCTGGTCACCGCCGACGGCAACCGCAACCTCTCGGCCGGGCTGCCGCGCTCGGCCGACGAGGTCGAGTCCTGGATGGCCTCCCTCAAGGGCTGA
- a CDS encoding MerR family transcriptional regulator encodes MSGYSVGQVAAFAGTTVRTLHHYDRIGLLRPSSRTPSGYRRYDDGDLDRLQQILFYRELGFPLDDIAAVLDDREVGPSEHLRRQHRLLTERIARLQEMAAAVEHALEASSMGIDLTPEEKFEVFGEGYREEYETEAEQRWGGTQAWQESRRRTAKLGKEDWLRVRAESDDVMRRIAEAVRAGVEPGSEQAMAIAEDHRQHICRNFYDCPYEMHRGLAGMYTGDPRFEETYERAVSGGAQWFHDAVLANADRAGRAAAP; translated from the coding sequence GTGAGCGGGTACTCGGTCGGGCAGGTCGCGGCTTTCGCCGGGACCACGGTGCGCACCCTGCACCACTACGACCGGATCGGACTGCTGCGCCCGAGCAGTCGCACGCCGTCCGGATACCGCCGGTACGACGACGGCGATCTGGACCGGTTGCAGCAGATCCTGTTCTACCGCGAGCTGGGCTTCCCCCTCGACGACATCGCGGCCGTCCTGGACGACCGGGAGGTGGGCCCGTCGGAGCACCTGCGCCGCCAGCACCGGCTGCTCACCGAGCGCATCGCCCGGCTCCAGGAGATGGCCGCCGCCGTGGAACACGCACTGGAGGCAAGCAGCATGGGGATCGATCTGACGCCCGAGGAGAAGTTCGAGGTCTTCGGCGAGGGCTACCGCGAGGAGTACGAGACCGAGGCGGAGCAGCGCTGGGGCGGGACGCAGGCGTGGCAGGAGTCGCGCCGCCGGACGGCGAAGCTGGGCAAGGAGGACTGGCTGCGGGTCAGGGCCGAGTCCGACGACGTCATGCGGCGGATCGCGGAGGCGGTACGGGCCGGGGTGGAGCCCGGCAGCGAGCAGGCGATGGCCATCGCCGAGGACCACCGGCAGCACATCTGCCGCAACTTCTACGACTGCCCGTACGAGATGCACCGCGGCCTGGCCGGGATGTACACCGGCGATCCGCGTTTCGAGGAGACCTACGAGCGGGCGGTGTCCGGCGGCGCGCAGTGGTTCCACGACGCCGTCCTCGCCAACGCGGACCGGGCCGGGCGGGCCGCCGCCCCGTAG
- a CDS encoding copper resistance protein CopC, with product MPTRSRPLPARALPGRNLPGRNLPGRRPLRRRAASLLAVLAALLGLMLAGATAASAHAALLSTDPAENSVVQTAPAEVTLHFSEQVTLATDDLRVFDPNGKRVDAGPTGHAGSDDTTAQVRLATGLAQGTYTVAWRAISADTHPVSGAFTFSYGHASSTTAVAGEQATKGSALVGALYGGSRSVQYGSYALLVGAVVMVLACWPRGVRLRSVQRLMLVGWAGLLLATVAELLLRGPYAAASGLGGVFDLTLIQQSLGERLGTLLIVRVLLLAAVGVFLSLLAGQAGIGGPPAADADADVPEAGAQAPDAAEHRLRIGLGIGWAVLSIALACTWALGDHASVGIQVGLAVPLDVVHVLSMACWLGGLATVLVGLRRTEAEGGVGAAQVGRFSAIAMTCVAALVGTGVYQAWRGLGSWGALVTTTYGRLLLVKIGAVLIMLAAAWVSRRWTAVLRTQPAPEPAPEPEAAAEAEAAPEAEAPEAEADADAEAGSDDPVRRAQLARQRALRAGVASQRAREASPARTMLLRSVLLEVAFAVVVLVVTTLLTNAPPGREVTQQAAALAATQNQPVNVTLPYDTGGPGDNADGKVNIAIDPARTGPNTLHAYVFDRSGKPVDVPELDVTLSLAAKDLGPLTVPVAKVDLGHWAASKVELPLQGKWLMAVSIRSDAIDETTVSTTIQVG from the coding sequence ATGCCGACCCGATCCCGCCCGCTGCCCGCCCGCGCCCTGCCGGGCCGCAACCTGCCCGGCCGCAACCTGCCCGGCCGCCGGCCGCTGCGGCGGCGCGCCGCCTCGCTGCTGGCCGTGCTGGCGGCCCTGCTCGGGCTGATGCTCGCCGGGGCCACCGCCGCCTCCGCGCACGCCGCGCTGCTCTCCACCGACCCCGCCGAGAACTCCGTGGTGCAGACTGCGCCCGCCGAGGTCACCCTGCACTTCAGCGAGCAGGTCACGCTGGCCACCGACGACCTGCGGGTGTTCGACCCCAACGGCAAGCGGGTGGACGCCGGGCCCACCGGCCACGCGGGCAGCGACGACACCACCGCCCAGGTCAGGCTGGCCACCGGCCTGGCCCAGGGCACGTACACCGTCGCCTGGCGCGCCATCTCCGCCGACACCCACCCGGTCTCCGGCGCCTTCACCTTCTCCTACGGCCACGCCTCGAGCACCACCGCCGTCGCCGGTGAACAGGCCACCAAGGGCAGCGCGCTGGTCGGCGCCCTGTACGGCGGCAGCCGCAGCGTCCAGTACGGCTCGTACGCGCTGCTGGTCGGCGCGGTGGTGATGGTGCTGGCCTGCTGGCCGCGCGGGGTGCGGCTGAGGTCGGTGCAGCGGCTGATGCTGGTCGGCTGGGCCGGACTGCTGCTGGCCACCGTCGCCGAACTGCTGCTGCGCGGACCGTACGCGGCCGCCTCCGGCCTCGGCGGGGTGTTCGATCTGACGCTGATTCAGCAGAGCCTCGGCGAACGCCTGGGCACGCTGCTGATCGTCCGGGTGCTGCTGCTGGCGGCGGTCGGCGTCTTCCTGTCGCTGCTGGCCGGCCAGGCCGGCATCGGCGGCCCCCCGGCAGCGGACGCGGACGCGGACGTACCGGAGGCGGGCGCGCAGGCGCCGGACGCCGCCGAACACCGGCTGCGCATCGGCCTGGGCATCGGCTGGGCCGTGCTGTCCATCGCGCTGGCCTGCACCTGGGCGCTGGGCGACCACGCCTCCGTCGGCATCCAGGTGGGGCTGGCGGTGCCGCTGGACGTGGTCCACGTCCTGTCCATGGCCTGCTGGCTGGGCGGGCTGGCGACCGTCCTGGTGGGGCTGCGCCGGACCGAGGCCGAGGGCGGGGTGGGCGCGGCGCAGGTGGGCCGCTTCTCCGCGATCGCCATGACCTGCGTGGCCGCGCTCGTCGGCACCGGCGTCTACCAGGCCTGGCGCGGCCTGGGCAGCTGGGGGGCGCTGGTCACCACCACCTACGGGCGGCTGCTGCTGGTGAAGATCGGCGCGGTGCTGATCATGCTGGCCGCCGCCTGGGTCTCCCGGCGCTGGACCGCGGTGCTGCGCACCCAGCCCGCCCCGGAACCGGCACCCGAACCCGAAGCCGCGGCCGAAGCCGAAGCCGCGCCCGAAGCCGAAGCCCCCGAGGCGGAGGCCGACGCGGACGCCGAGGCCGGGAGCGACGACCCGGTGCGCCGCGCGCAGCTGGCCCGGCAGCGGGCGCTGCGCGCCGGCGTCGCCTCCCAGCGCGCGCGGGAGGCCTCCCCGGCGCGGACGATGCTGCTGCGCTCGGTGCTGCTGGAGGTGGCCTTCGCCGTGGTCGTCCTGGTGGTCACCACGCTGCTCACCAACGCCCCGCCCGGCCGCGAGGTCACCCAGCAGGCGGCGGCACTGGCGGCGACGCAGAACCAGCCGGTCAACGTCACCCTGCCGTACGACACCGGCGGGCCCGGCGACAACGCGGACGGCAAGGTCAACATCGCCATCGACCCGGCCCGCACCGGCCCGAACACCCTGCACGCCTATGTGTTCGACCGCAGCGGCAAGCCGGTGGACGTCCCCGAGCTGGACGTCACGCTGTCGCTGGCGGCCAAGGACCTGGGCCCGCTGACGGTCCCGGTCGCCAAGGTCGACCTGGGCCACTGGGCCGCCTCCAAGGTCGAACTCCCGCTCCAGGGCAAGTGGTTGATGGCGGTCAGCATCCGCTCGGACGCCATCGACGAGACAACCGTGTCCACGACCATCCAGGTGGGCTGA
- a CDS encoding copper chaperone PCu(A)C yields MRRAGLLCAAGAAALGLTLAACAADGSSPASPARISVSGAYVPLSATPDMAVAYFDIANTGGSADRLTGVTSPDAQSAELDQSTATSMTAITGGVAVPAHGSTAFARDGRHVMLMGLSPAPRLGGHVELRLTFQHSGTITVEATVQPLTYQPAS; encoded by the coding sequence GTGAGGCGCGCCGGACTGCTCTGCGCCGCCGGCGCGGCGGCGCTGGGGCTCACCCTGGCCGCCTGCGCCGCCGACGGCTCCTCCCCCGCCTCCCCCGCCAGGATCTCGGTCAGCGGCGCGTACGTGCCGCTGTCGGCCACCCCCGACATGGCGGTCGCCTACTTCGACATCGCCAACACCGGCGGCAGCGCCGACCGGCTGACCGGCGTCACCAGCCCCGACGCGCAGAGCGCCGAGCTGGACCAGTCCACGGCGACGTCGATGACCGCGATCACCGGCGGCGTCGCCGTGCCCGCGCACGGCAGCACCGCCTTCGCCCGCGACGGCCGGCACGTCATGCTGATGGGCCTGTCCCCCGCGCCCAGGCTCGGCGGCCACGTCGAACTGCGGCTGACCTTCCAGCACTCCGGGACGATCACCGTCGAGGCCACCGTCCAGCCGCTGACCTACCAGCCCGCGAGTTGA